One Methylomonas sp. LL1 DNA window includes the following coding sequences:
- the cydX gene encoding cytochrome bd-I oxidase subunit CydX produces the protein MWYFAWILGVGFAAAFGIINAMWLESVCDIDTHGIDQSCDSLRKPDS, from the coding sequence ATGTGGTACTTCGCTTGGATTTTGGGTGTCGGTTTTGCCGCGGCCTTTGGTATCATCAACGCCATGTGGTTGGAGTCGGTCTGCGACATCGATACCCACGGTATCGATCAGTCTTGCGATAGCCTGCGTAAGCCTGACTCTTGA
- a CDS encoding RtcB family protein — translation MTQHNYEVTQVAGGVPIKTWTRGVAFEDEARQQLINLSRLPFIHKWIAAMPDVHLGKGATIGSVVPTLNAIIPAAVGVDIGCGMMAVKTEIRAEQLPDSLRDVRHAIERAVPHGREMQRNRGGRDKGAWGQLPDDVTLTWNELAEPFARLCDKYPLLKNTNNINHLGTLGTGNHFIEVCLDESDAVWVMLHSGSRGVGNRIGSHFIELAQKEMQRWQIQLPDRDLAYLPEGSAYFADYVEAVEWAQHFARLNRDLMMQRVLNAMSESLKLNFQSRLAAVNCHHNYVSREYHYGKNVLITRKGAVRAGLGEWGIIPGSMGAKSFIVRGLGNEESFCSCSHGAGRILSRTAAKKQVSLEQHIAATAGVECRKDQSVIDETPAAYKPIEQVMAAQSDLVEIMHTLKQVVCVKG, via the coding sequence AAGTCACTCAAGTCGCCGGCGGCGTACCGATTAAAACCTGGACTCGCGGCGTCGCATTCGAAGACGAAGCCCGCCAGCAATTGATCAACCTGTCCAGATTGCCGTTCATTCATAAATGGATAGCGGCGATGCCCGACGTGCATCTGGGAAAAGGCGCCACCATCGGCAGTGTGGTGCCGACCCTGAACGCTATCATTCCGGCGGCGGTCGGCGTCGACATCGGTTGCGGCATGATGGCGGTGAAAACCGAAATCCGCGCCGAACAATTGCCGGACTCGTTGCGCGATGTGCGCCACGCCATCGAACGCGCGGTGCCGCACGGCCGCGAAATGCAGCGCAATCGCGGCGGCCGGGACAAGGGCGCCTGGGGCCAATTGCCGGACGACGTGACGCTGACCTGGAACGAACTAGCCGAACCGTTCGCGAGACTGTGCGATAAATATCCGTTGTTGAAAAACACCAACAACATTAATCACTTGGGAACGCTGGGTACCGGCAACCATTTCATCGAAGTCTGCCTGGACGAAAGCGATGCGGTGTGGGTAATGCTGCACAGCGGCTCGCGCGGCGTCGGTAACCGTATCGGCAGCCATTTCATCGAACTGGCGCAAAAGGAAATGCAGCGCTGGCAAATCCAATTGCCGGATCGTGATCTGGCATACTTGCCGGAAGGTTCGGCCTATTTTGCCGATTATGTGGAAGCGGTGGAGTGGGCGCAGCATTTCGCCAGACTCAATCGCGACCTGATGATGCAACGGGTCTTGAATGCGATGTCGGAGAGCTTGAAATTGAACTTTCAGTCCCGACTGGCGGCGGTAAATTGCCACCATAATTATGTCAGCCGCGAATACCATTACGGTAAAAACGTCTTGATCACCCGCAAGGGCGCGGTGCGCGCCGGCCTGGGCGAATGGGGCATCATTCCCGGCAGCATGGGCGCCAAGTCGTTCATCGTTAGAGGCCTGGGTAACGAGGAAAGCTTTTGCAGTTGCAGCCATGGCGCCGGACGTATCCTATCCAGAACGGCGGCGAAAAAACAGGTATCGCTGGAACAACACATCGCCGCTACCGCCGGCGTCGAATGCCGCAAGGATCAATCGGTGATCGATGAAACGCCGGCCGCCTACAAGCCGATCGAACAGGTGATGGCCGCGCAAAGCGATCTGGTGGAAATCATGCATACCTTAAAGCAGGTGGTTTGTGTCAAGGGTTAA
- the rtcA gene encoding RNA 3'-terminal phosphate cyclase, giving the protein MSRVNGIIEIDGSHGEGGGQVLRTALSLAACLGKGVHIRHIRAGRKNPGLMRQHLACVKAIAEICDADVKGATIGSKAVEFLPGKIKAGDYRFAVGSAGSSTLVFQTVLPALLLAGKPSRLTLVGGTHNPLAPSYDFILDAFLPVLRLIGCEFECSLIRYGFYPVGAGEWTIGIKPPEQFNKLRLEARGQPRESTARCISAGIPGHVSVREKQQLLRRLKWPDDSIVIQQVESLGPGNSVIIKMRYSNVTEVIESHGAVGISAERVANLAVDSLRRYLDAGAPVGEHLADQLLLPLCLGAGGSFVTGPLSDHCKTNIDIIRQLSDASIAVAKMEHGQQCRIEVKPTMAQ; this is encoded by the coding sequence GTGTCAAGGGTTAACGGCATCATCGAAATCGACGGCAGCCACGGCGAAGGCGGCGGCCAAGTGCTGAGAACCGCATTGTCGTTGGCGGCCTGCCTCGGCAAGGGCGTGCATATCCGCCACATCAGAGCCGGACGCAAAAATCCCGGCCTGATGCGCCAGCACCTGGCTTGCGTCAAGGCCATCGCCGAAATCTGCGACGCCGATGTGAAAGGAGCGACGATAGGTTCGAAAGCGGTGGAATTCCTCCCCGGTAAAATCAAAGCCGGCGACTACCGCTTTGCGGTCGGCAGCGCCGGCAGCAGCACGCTGGTATTCCAGACCGTGCTGCCGGCTTTACTGCTGGCGGGAAAACCCTCTCGGCTAACCTTAGTCGGCGGCACCCACAATCCGCTGGCGCCCAGTTACGACTTCATCCTGGACGCCTTTTTACCGGTGTTGAGGCTGATCGGCTGCGAATTTGAATGCAGCCTGATACGTTACGGTTTTTACCCGGTCGGTGCCGGCGAATGGACCATAGGCATCAAGCCGCCCGAGCAGTTTAATAAACTGAGGCTGGAAGCACGCGGCCAACCGAGGGAAAGCACCGCCCGCTGCATCAGCGCCGGCATTCCCGGACATGTAAGCGTCAGGGAAAAACAACAGCTGCTACGCCGATTGAAATGGCCGGATGACAGCATCGTCATTCAACAAGTGGAATCGTTGGGACCGGGTAACAGCGTGATCATCAAAATGCGCTACTCCAATGTCACCGAGGTGATTGAAAGCCACGGCGCCGTCGGCATCAGCGCGGAACGGGTCGCCAATCTAGCCGTCGACTCACTGCGCCGCTACCTGGATGCCGGCGCCCCGGTGGGCGAGCATCTGGCCGATCAATTACTGTTACCCTTATGCCTGGGCGCCGGCGGCTCGTTTGTCACCGGGCCGTTATCCGACCATTGCAAAACCAATATCGACATCATCCGGCAGCTGTCGGATGCATCTATTGCCGTCGCAAAAATGGAGCACGGACAACAATGCCGAATCGAAGTAAAACCAACTATGGCGCAGTGA
- the cydB gene encoding cytochrome d ubiquinol oxidase subunit II: MFDYETIRVIWWLFIGVVGIAFALTEGFDFGVSTLLPFVGKTDVERRVIINTVGVTWEGNQVWLILLGGAVFAIWPAVYATLFSGLYVAMLLVLFALFFRPAGFDYRSKIEDPRWRNSWDWCLFLGGTLPPVLLGVLVGNLILGLPFHLDQDLRTFYDGSFWALLSPFALLCGVVGLVLTTFHGALFLKWRTEGVIHDRATLAVEVLGVVLLVGLAAATLWVFIGIARPEITLMAATDAPSNPMHKTVIADGAGWLQHFMAYPWMLLAPVLAFAGFGMAWLLGKGRGTMSAFLASSIGIAGVALTVGFGLFPFLLISSTDPRSSLTLWDASSSHSTLLLAFWITVIFLPIVLLYTRWVYKIMWGSITEAAVIKDTHTLY, encoded by the coding sequence ATGTTCGATTATGAAACCATTCGTGTGATTTGGTGGCTGTTCATCGGCGTCGTCGGCATTGCCTTCGCGCTGACCGAAGGCTTTGATTTTGGCGTCAGTACCTTGTTGCCGTTTGTCGGTAAGACCGATGTCGAGCGTAGGGTCATCATCAATACCGTCGGCGTGACCTGGGAAGGCAATCAGGTTTGGCTGATTTTGTTGGGCGGCGCGGTATTCGCGATTTGGCCGGCGGTGTATGCCACGCTGTTTTCCGGTCTTTACGTGGCGATGTTACTGGTGCTGTTTGCCTTGTTTTTCAGGCCGGCGGGATTTGATTACCGCAGCAAGATCGAAGATCCGCGCTGGCGCAACAGTTGGGATTGGTGTCTGTTTTTGGGTGGAACCCTGCCGCCGGTATTACTCGGCGTGTTGGTCGGCAATCTGATTCTGGGCTTGCCGTTTCATCTCGATCAAGACCTGAGGACGTTTTACGACGGTTCGTTTTGGGCCTTGCTGAGCCCGTTCGCTTTGTTATGCGGCGTGGTCGGCTTGGTGTTGACTACCTTTCACGGTGCCTTGTTTCTGAAATGGCGCACCGAAGGCGTAATACACGACCGCGCCACGCTGGCGGTGGAGGTCCTGGGCGTAGTGTTGTTGGTCGGCTTGGCTGCCGCTACTTTATGGGTGTTCATCGGCATAGCTAGGCCGGAAATCACACTGATGGCGGCGACCGATGCGCCATCCAATCCGATGCATAAAACCGTGATTGCGGACGGCGCCGGCTGGTTGCAGCATTTTATGGCATACCCGTGGATGTTGCTGGCGCCGGTGCTGGCTTTTGCCGGATTCGGTATGGCTTGGTTGTTGGGCAAGGGGCGGGGCACGATGTCGGCATTCCTGGCCAGCAGTATCGGCATCGCCGGCGTCGCATTGACGGTCGGCTTTGGTTTGTTTCCGTTTTTGCTGATTTCGTCGACCGATCCGCGTTCCAGCTTGACCTTATGGGATGCCAGTTCCAGTCACTCAACCTTGTTATTGGCCTTCTGGATTACCGTGATATTTTTACCTATCGTTTTGCTGTATACCCGCTGGGTTTACAAAATCATGTGGGGCAGTATCACCGAAGCGGCCGTGATCAAAGATACGCATACATTATATTAA
- a CDS encoding aspartate carbamoyltransferase — MNLIHKITLTVFLTSAAMTAQAQSSASPARLDDVAERGRHVMPFDLEKTQHVFDKTEHGGIQQVIAKDAGDSAQINLIRQHLADISQRFKQGDFSKQRRIHGDDMPGLAELAGANGAVRFDYRELPNGAEIEYSAEDAALVDAIHRFFNAQLSDHARHAVDGQPMKCEHKAQEGNNKHKQHRPMPQPNDSKE; from the coding sequence ATGAATTTAATCCATAAAATCACCTTGACTGTGTTTTTAACTTCGGCCGCCATGACAGCCCAAGCTCAATCGTCCGCTAGTCCGGCACGCTTGGACGATGTCGCCGAACGCGGCCGGCATGTGATGCCGTTCGATCTGGAAAAGACTCAACATGTGTTTGACAAAACCGAGCACGGCGGCATTCAGCAGGTGATCGCCAAGGATGCCGGCGATAGCGCGCAAATCAACTTGATCCGCCAGCACTTGGCCGACATCAGCCAACGCTTCAAGCAAGGTGACTTTTCCAAGCAACGCCGTATTCATGGCGACGACATGCCGGGTTTGGCTGAACTGGCCGGGGCTAACGGTGCCGTGCGTTTTGATTACCGCGAATTGCCCAATGGCGCCGAGATCGAGTATTCGGCTGAGGATGCCGCGCTGGTCGATGCCATTCACCGTTTTTTCAACGCTCAACTTAGCGATCATGCTCGGCATGCCGTCGATGGACAGCCGATGAAATGCGAGCATAAAGCTCAAGAAGGTAATAACAAGCACAAACAGCATCGGCCCATGCCGCAACCCAACGACAGCAAGGAGTAA